In Micromonospora ferruginea, the sequence CGGGCGCCGTGCGCGGTGACCAGGTGCCGGCAGAGCAGCGCGCCGAGCGTGCCGGTGGCGCCGGAGACCAGGACGGTGCCGTCGAGCCGGGGCGCCGGCGGGATGCTCAACGTCAGCTTGCCGACGTGCCGGGCCTGGCTGAGGAAGCGGAACGCCTCGGGCGCGCGCCGGACGTCCCAGGTGCGGCGCGGCAGCGGACGCAGCGCGCCGGCGGCGAACAGCGCCATCAGCTCCGCCAGCATCCGCCCGACCGTGGCCGGGCCGGCGGCCATCAGGTCGAAACCCTGGTAGCTGACGCCGGGGTGGTCGGCGGCGACCCGGGCCGGGTCGCGCGGGTCGGTCTTGCCCATCTCGACGAACCGGCCGCCGCGGTCGAGCATCCGCAGCGACGCGTCCACGTACGCGCCGGCGAGCGAGTTGAGCACCACGTCGACGCCGCGCCCGTCGCGGCGGGCCCGGAACTCGTCGACGAAGTCCAGGGAGCGGGAGGAGGCGATGTGCGCGTCGTCGAGGCCGGTGCCGCGCAGCACCGGCCACTTGCCGGGGCTGGCGGTGCCGTAGACCTCGGCGCCGAGGTGCCGGGCGATCTGCACCGCGGCCATGCCGACGCCGCCGGTGGCGGCGTGCACCAGCACCGACTCCCCGGCGGTGAGCCGGCCCAGCTCGACCAGCCCGTACCAGGCGGTCAGGAAGACCACCGGCACGCCGGCGGCCTCCGCGTACGACCAGCCGTCGGGGATGCGGGTGACCATGCGGTGGTCGGTGACCGCGACGGTGGCGAACGAGCCGGCGAAGATGCCCATCACCCGGTCGCCGGGCTTCAGGTCGGTGACGCCGGGGCCGACCTCGCGGACCACGCCGGCGCCCTCGCTGCCGAGCACCTCCTGGCCGGGGACCATGCCGAGCGCCAGCACCACGTCCCGGAAGTTGAGGCCGGAGGCGCGCATCTCGACCGCGACGTGGCCGGCCGGCACCGCGCCGGCCTCGACCGGCACCGGCAGCAACGCCAGGTTCTCCAGCGTGCCCTTCTCGGTGACGTCGAGCCGCCACGGCTGCCGGTCGCCGGGCGGCGTCAGCACGCCGGCGTCCCGGGCCCGGACCAGTCGGGGGGTCAGGGCGGCGCCGTCGCGGAGCGCGAGTTGCGGTTCGCCGGACGCGAGCGCGGCGGGCACCGCGCCGGGCGTCGCGGCGGCGTCGTCCAGGTCGAGCAGCGTGAACCGGCCGGGGTGTTCGGACTGGGCGGAGCGGACCAGGCCCCACACCGCGGCGCGGGCCGGGTCGCGGGGGGCCTCGCCGGGCGCGGCGGCGACCGCGCCGCGGGTGGTCAGCACCAGCCGGGCGTCGGCCAGGCGCGGTTCGGCCAGCCACTGCCGCACCAGCGCGAGCGTGTCGCGGGCGGCGGCGTGGGCGTCCGCGTCCACCCGCTCCGGGTCCGGGTCGGGGCCGCCGCGCAGGTCGACCACGATCTCCGGTACGTCGTCGCCGTCCACGGCGGCGAGCAGCGCGGCCAGGTCGGGGTGGACGCTCACCCGGTGCCCGGCGGCGCTCAGCGCCCCGGCCAGCCCGGCCGGGTCGCGGCCGGACACACCGTCCCGGTCCTCGCCGGTCGGCCCGGCCTGGTTGCCGGCCGGGCCGGCGAGGCCGGCGTGGGCCGGATCGGCGTGGGCCGGATCGGCGTGGGCCGGGTGGCCGGTGAGCAGCGCCCAGCGGGCCGGGGTGGCGGCGTCGTCGGTGGCCGGCAGCGGCGTCCAGTCGAGGTGGAACACGGCGGTGCGGCGCAGCGCGGCGGCCGCGTCGTCCTGGCCGGCGGCGACCGGGCGGAAGGTCAGCGACTCGACCGTGGCGACCGGGCGACCGGCCGGGTCGGCGAGCGTGACGGCGACCGTGTCCGGGCCGAGCGAGCGGATCGTCACCCGCAGCCGGGTGGCGCCGTGGGCGTGCAGGGTGACCGCGCGGAACGTGAACGGCAGCCAGCCACTGCCGGCCTCGGCCGGCGTGCCGAGCAACGCGGTGGGGCCGGTGGCGTGCAGCGCCGCGTCGAACAGCGCCGGGTGCAGGCCGAACCGGGACGCGTCGGCGGCCTGCGCCTCGGGCAGCGCCACGTCGGCGTACACCTCGTCGCCGTGCCGCCAGACGCGGCGCAGGCAGCGGAACGCGGGGCCGTAGGTGAGGCCGGCCTCAGCGGTGCCGGCGTACCAGGCGTCCAGGTCGGCGTCGACCTCGACGGCGCCGGCCGGCGGCCACTCCCCCGGTCCGGGCGCGGGTTCGGGGAGCTGCGGCAGCAGCAGGCCCTCGGCGTGCCGGGTCCACTCGGCGTCGCCGTCGTCGGCGGGCCGGGAGTGCAGCGTGACGGCCCGGTCGCCGGTGTCGCCGGGCGCGCCGACCCGGACCTGCACCTGGACCGCGCCGGTGGCGGGCAGCACGAGCGGGCTGATCAGGGTGAGGTCGCCGACCTGACCGGCGTCGACCTCGTCGCCGGCCCGGATCACCATGTCGGCGAGCGCGGTGCCGGGGACGACCACGGTCCGGCCGACGACGTGGTCGGCGAGCCACGGGTGGGTACGCGTGGACAGCCGCCCGGTGAGCACCACGGTCCGGTCGTCGGCGACCGGCAGCGCGGCGCTGAGCAGCGGGTGCCCGGCGTCGTGGAGGCCGGCGGAGGCGACGTCGTGCGCGGGTCGGACGGTGGTGGTGAGCCAGTACCGCTTCCGGTCGAACGCGTACGTCGGCAGGTCGACGGCGCTCGCGGGGGCGAGGACGCGGGTGAGGTCGACAGGTAGGCCGACGGTGTGGGCGGTGGCGAGGCTGGTCAACAGCCGGGTCGCGTCGTCGTCGCCGCGCCGCAGCGTCGACAGCGTGTGCCCGGTCGTGTCGGCGTCGTCGAGGATCGCCGTCACCGGCATGGTCAACACCGGATGCGCGGACACCTCCACGAACGTGCGATGCCCGGCGGCGAGCGCGGTCCGCACCGCCTGCTCGAAGCGCACCGGCTGCCGCAGGTTCGTGTACCAGTAGCCGCCGTCCATGCTCTCGGGCTCGGCCCAGTCCCCGGTCACCGTGGACACCATCCGGACCTGACCCGGCTGCGGGGCCAGACCGGCCAGGTCGGTGAGCATCCGGTCCCGGATCTGCTCCACCGCCGGGTTGTGCGAGGCGTAGTTGAACGGCACCGGCTTGGCCCGCACCCCCTCGGCCTCCCACCGCACGCGCAGTTCGGCGAGGGTGTCCGGCGGCCCGGACACCACCACGTGGCCCGGACCGTTGAGCACCGCCACCACCGTGCCCGGCACACCCTCGATGCGCGCCTGCACCTCATCGACCGGCAGGTCCACCGCCAACATCCCGCCGGAACCCGCCAGAGTGGCCAGCGCCTGCGCCCGCCGGATCACCGCCCTCGCCGCGTCGTCGAGCGACAGCACCCCGGCCACACACGCCGCGGCCATCTCCCCCTGCGAATGCCCGATCACCAGCGACGGCTCCACCCCGGCGGCCCGCCACACCTCGGCCAGGGACACCCCGACCGCGAACAGGACCGGCTGCAGGATCTCGACCCGGTCCAACCACGCGTCGTCGGCACCGGTCAACACCGACACCAGATCCACGTCCAGGAACGGCGCGAACGCCCGCTGACACTCCGCCAACCGCCCGTCGAACGGCGCACACCGACCCACCAGACCGGCCGCCATCCGCACCGACTGACCACCCTGACCCGGGAACACGAACACCGGCCCCGGGCCGTGCTCGACGGCCGACGCCGACACCACGTTGCCCGCCGGAGTCCCCGACACCAGCGCGTCCAGGCCGGCCAGCAGCTCGTCGCCGGTCACGCCGACCACGGCGGCGCGGTGCGCGAACGTCGAGCGGGTGGTCGCCAGGGACCAGGCCACCGCCGCCGGATCGGCCGGCCCGTCGGCGCGCAGGTGGGCGGCGAGCCGGGCGGCCTGCGCGGCGACGCCGGCCCGGGTACGGGCCGACACCGGCCAGAGCCGGACGTCGGCGTCCACCAGGCCCGGCGCGGCGGACACCGGCCCCGCGTCGGGCTCGTCGGCCTGCTCGATGACGACGTGGGCGTTGGTGCCGGAGATGCCGAACGACGACACCGCCGCCCGACGCGGACGGTCCACCGCCGGCCAGGGCCGCGCCTCGGTGACCAGCTCCACCGCGCCGGCCGACCAGTCGACCTGGTCGCTGGGCGCGTCCACGTGCAGCGTCGGCGGCACGACGCCGTGGCGCATCGCGAGGATCATCTTGATGACGCCGGCGACGCCGGCGGCGGCCTGCGTGTGTCCGAGATTCGACTTGATCGACCCGAGCAGCAGCGGTTCCGCCCGCTCCTGCCCGTACGTGGCCAGCACCGCCTGCGCCTCGATCGGATCGCCCAGCGTGGTGCCGGTCCCGTGCGCCTCCACCACGTCCACGTCCGACGTGGACAGCCCAGCATCCGCCAGCGCGGCCCGGATGACCCGCTGCTGCGACGGACCGTTCGGCGCGGTCAGCCCGTTCGACGCGCCGTCCTGGTTGATCGCGCTGCCGCGCACCACGGCGAGCACCGGGTGAGAGTTGCGGCGGGCGTCGGAGAGCCGCTCCAGCATCAGCACGCCGACGCCCTCGCCCCAGCCGGTTCCGTCGGCGCCGGCCGCGAACGCCTTGACCCGACCGTCGGCGGCCAGCCCGCGCTGGCGGGAGAACTCCACGAACAGCCCGGGCGTCGCCATCACGGTCACGCCGCCGGTCAACGCCACATCGCACTCGCCGCGCCGCAACGCCTGCACGGCCAGGTGGAACGCGACGAGCGAGGACGAGCAGCCGGTGTCCACGGACACCGCCGGTCCTTCCAGGCCCAGCGCGTACGACACCCGGCCGGACACCACGCTCGCCGCGTTGTCGGTGCCGCCGAAGCTCTCGTCCGGGGCGAGCAGCACCAACGCGCGGTAGTCCTGCCCGTTGGTGCCGGCGAACACGCCGGTCCGGGAGCCGCGCAGCGACTCCGGCAGCACGCCGGCCCGCTCGATCGCCTCCCAGGACGCCTCCAGCAGCAGCCGCTGCTGCGGGTCCATGGCCGCCGCCTCGCGGGGCGAGATACCGAAGAACACCGGGTCGAAGTGACCGGCGTCGTGCACGAACGCGCCCTGGTCGGTGTAGGTGGTGCCGGCCGACGCCGCGTCCGGGTCGACGAGCGTGTCCGCGTCCCAGCCCCGGTCGGCGGGGAAGTCACCGACGGTGTCCACGCCGTCGGCGACGATCCGCCACAACGCCTCCGGGTCGCCGACGCCGCCGGGGAAACGGCAGGCCATCGACACCACGGCCACCGGTTCCTCATCGGACGCGACGGTGGCGACCGTGGTGCCGGCCGGCGTCTGTTCGGCGCCGAGCAACGTGTCGCGCAGCAGCCGGGCCAGCGCCACCGGCGTGGGATGGTCGAAGACCAGCGTGGTGGGCAGCGGCCGGCCGGTGGCGGTGACCAGCCGGTTGCGCAGCTCCACCGCGGTCAGCGAGTCGAAGCCGAGGTCCCGGAACGCGGTGGTGGCCGGGATCGCGGCGGCGTCGGCGTGGCCGAGCACGTCGGCGGCGAGTTCCCGAACCAGGTCGGCGAGCGTCTCCTCGCGGCGGGCCGGGTCCAGGCCGGCGAGCCGGGCGCGCAGCGTCGCCGCCGGCCCGCCGTCGGCGTCGTCGTCGGCCGGTGCGCCGCCGTCGAGCGCGGCCCTCGCCTCCGGTACGCCCTCCAGCAGCGGCCGGCGCCGGGCGGAGGCGTACGCGGGGGCGAACCGGGACCAGTCCACGTCGGCGACCGTGAGCGTCACGTCGTCGTGGTCGAGGGCCTGCCGCAGCGCGCTCATCGCGACGTCGGCGTCCATCGGCGGCACGCCCCGGCGGCGCAGCGCCCGGTCCGAGTCGGCGACGTGCATGCCGCCCTCGCCCCACGAGCCCCAGGCGATGGCGGTGCCGGCCAGCCCGTCGGCGCGTCGGCGCTGCGCCAGCGTGTCCAGGTAGGCGTTGCCGGCCGCGTACCCGGCCTGCCCGGCGCTGCCCCAGGTGGCGGCGATGGACGAGTAGACGACGAACGCGTCCAGCTCGTCGCCGGCGAGCAGGTCGTGCAGGTGGGCCGCGCCGGCCACCTTGCCGGCGGTCACCTCGGCCAGTTCGGCGGCGGTGACGTCGGCCAGCGGGGTGGTCTGCGGCAGGCCGGCGGTGTGCAGGACGACGCGGATCGGCGGGCCGTCCGCGCGGAGCCGGTCGAGCAGCGCGGCGACGGCGGCCCGGTCGGCGAGGTCGCAGGCGGCGACCGTGACGCGGGCGCCCCGCTCGCGCAGCTCGGCGGCCAGCTCGGTGGCGCCGGGCGCCTCCGGGCCGCGCCGGCTGACCAGCGCCACGTGCGCGGCGCCGGCGCCGGCGAGCCAGCGGGCGGCGCGCGCGCCGAGCCCGCCGGTGCCGCCGGTGACCAGCACCGTTCCGGTGGGCGTGAAGCGGCGTACCGGGGGGCGGTCGCCGATCGGCGCGCGGACCAGGCGGCGGAGCAGGACGCCGGGGCCGCGCACGGCGAGCTGGTCCTCGCCGGCCGGCGCGGCGAGCAGCGCGGCGAGCCGGCCGGCGGCCCGCGCGTCGGGCTCGGCAGGCAGGTCCACGAGGCCGCCCCAGCGGTGCGGGGCCTCCACGCCGACCACCCGGCCGAGTCCCCAGACCGCGCCCTGGGCCGGGTCGGTCCCCCGGTCGTACGCGGCGGCGGCCACCGCGTTGCGGGTCACCAGCCACAACGGAGCGTCCAGTTCGGCGTCGCCGAGCGCCTGGGTGAGCGCGAGCGTGGCGGCCAGGCCGGGCAGGAGCGGGTCCGCGTCGGCCGGGGTCGCCCAGGACAGCAGCGACACCACCCCGCCGACGTCGACGCGGCCGTCGGCGTCGGTGGCGTCGGCATCCGAGGGGTCGGCATCCGTGGCGTCGGTGAGCGCGGCGGCGAGCGCGGTCCGGTCGGCGTCGGACGCCACGGCCAGCGGGCGCACGTCGGCGCCGGCGGCGGTGAGCGCGGCGCGGACGGCGGCCACCGCCGGGTCGTCGTCGAGGCCGGTCGGCACCGCCAGCAGCCAGGTGCCGGACAGCGCGGCGGTGGCCGGTTCGGGCGCGGCCTGCCACTCGATCCGGTAGCGCCAGCCGTCGAGCTGGTCGTGCTGCTGCTGCCGGCGTCGCCAGCCGGCGAGCACGGGCAGCAGCGTGCGCAGCGACTCGGCCGCCTCGGCGTCGTCGACGGCCAGGGTGTCGCGCAGCGCGTCCAGGTCGGCGCGGTCGACGGCGTCCCAGAACCGGTGGTCGAGCAGGGCGGCGGCGGGGGCCGGGGCGGCCGGCTCACCGGCCGGCACCCAGTGGTGCTGCCGCTGGAACGGGTAGGTGGGCAGGTCGACCAGGCGACCGGGCCGGTCGGCGAACGCGGGCCGCCAGTCCACCGCCGTGCCGGCGACGTGCAGCGCCGCGACGGACCGGTGGAACCGGTCCAGGCCGCCCTCGTCCCGGCGCAGCGTGCCGGTGACGGTGGCGGCACCCGGGCCGGCGGCGGCCTCGGCGCTGTCCTGCACCGCCATGGTGAGCACCGGGTGCGCGCTCACCTCGACGAACGTGCGGTAGCCGGCGTCGACGAGGCTGCGGACCGCGTCGTCGAAGCCGACCGTCTGCCGCAGGTTGCGGTACCAGTAGTAGGCGTCGAGGTCGGCGGTGTCGAGCCAGTCGCCGGTGACGGTGGAGCGGAACCGGACCGTGCCGCTGCGCGGCGTCACGTCGGCGAGCCGGGCCAGGAGCTGCGCCCGCAGCGGTTCCACGTGCGCGGAGTGCGAGGCGTAGTCCACCGGCACCCGGCGGACCCGGACGTCCCGGGACTCGTAGTGGGCGACCAGCTCGTCCAGCGCGGCGACGTCGCCGGAGACCACCACCGCGGTCGGGCCGTTGACCGCCGCGAGGGAGGTCCGCCCGGCCCAGCGGGTGATCGTCTCGGTCGCCTCGTCGGCGGTGGTCGCCACGGACACCATGCCGCCGTCGCCGGCCAGCTCCGCGATGACCCGGCTGCGCAGCGCCACCACGGCGGCGGCGTCGTCCAGGGTCAGGCCACCGGCGACGTACGCGGCGGCGATCTCGCCCTGCGAGTGGCCGACCACCGCGGACGGCTGCACGCCGTAGGACTGCCACAGCGCGGCGAGGGACACCCCGACCGCGAACAGCGCCGGCTGCACCACGTCCACCCGGTCCAGCGACGGCGCGTCCGGCGCGCCGCGCAGCACGTCGAGCAGCGACCAGTCGACGTACGGGCGCAGCGCCTCCGCGCAGGCGGTCAGCTTCGCCGCGAACACCGGCGCGGTGTCGAGCAGCCCGGCGGCCATGCCGACCCACTGCGAGCCCTGGCCGGGGAAGACGAACGCGACCTCGCCGGGCTGGCCGGCGGCGCCGGTGACCAGCGGCGGGGCGGACCGGTCGTCGGCGAGCGCGTCCAGCGCGGCGGTCAGCTCGTCCCGGTCGGCGGCGAGCACCACGGCGCGGTGCTCCAGCGGCGAGCGGGACACCACCGACGTCCAGGCCACGTCGGCGGGCGCGAGGTCCGGGTCGGCGGCCAGCCGCCGGGCCCAGCGTTCGGCCTGCCGGCGCAGCGCGGTACGGGTGCGGCCGGCGAGCAGCACCGGCCCGGTCCGGTCCGCCGGCGTGGCCGGCGGCGTCTCCTCGACCGGCTGTTCCAGCACGATGTGGGTGTTGGTGCCGCTCATGCCGAACGAGGAGACGGCGGCCCGGCGGGGCCGGTCCACCGCCGGCCACGGCGTCGTCTCGGTGACCAGCCGGACCGCGCCGGCGGTCCAGTCGACGTGCGGGGTGGGCCGGTCGACGTGCAGCGTGGCCGGTACGGTCCCGTGCCGCATGGCGTAGATCATCTTGATGATCCCGGCGATGCCGGCGGCGGCCTGCGCGTGCCCGAGGTTCGACTTCACCGAGCCGAGCAGCAGCGGCCGGTCCGCGGGCCGGTCCTGCCCGTACGTGGCCAGCAGCGCCTGCGCCTCGATCGGGTCGCCGAGCGTGGTGCCGGTGCCGTGCGCCTCCACCACGTCGACCAGGTCGGGGGTGAGCTTCGCGCCGGCCAGCGCGGCGCGGATGACCCGCTGCTGGGACGGGCCGTTCGGGGCGGTCAGCCCGTTCGACGCGCCGTCCTGGTTGACCGCCGAGCTGCGGATCACGGCCAGCACCGGGTGGCCGTTGCGGCGGGCGTCGCTGAGCCGTTCCAGCAGCAGCACGCCGACGCCCTCGGACCAGCCGGTGCCGTCGGCGGCCTCGGCGAACGACTTGCACCGCCCGTCGGCGGCCAGCCCGCGCTGCCGGGAGAACTCGACGAACGGGCCGGGCGTGGCCATCACGGTGGCGCCGCCGGCCACCGCCAGCCCGCACTCGCGTTCCCGCAGCGACTGGCAGGCGAGGTGCACCGCGACCGAGGAGGACGAGCAGGCGGTGTCCACGGTGATCGCCGGGCCCTCCAGCCCGAACGTGTAGGCGAGCCGGCCGGAGACCACACTGGCGGCGGTGCCGGTGAGCACGTACCCCTCGGCGTTCGGGGCGCGGTGCAGCACCGCGGCGTAGTCCTGGCCGGACGTGCCGACGAACACGCCGGTGCGGCTGCCGCGCAGCGACAGCGGGGCCAGGCCGGCGCGCTCGAACAGCTCCCAGGTGACCTCCAGCAGCAGCCGCTGCTGCGGGTCCATGGCGACCGCCTCGCGGGGCGAGACGCCGAACAGCGCGGCGTCGAACTGCCCGGCGTCGGCCAGGAACCCGCCGGCCGCGGTGTACGACGTGCCGGCGTTCTCCGGGTCGGGGTGGTGCAGCAGGTCGAGGTCCCAGCCCCGGTCGGCGGGGAAGTCGCCGATGGCGTCGCCGCCGTCCGCGACGAACCGCCACAGCTCCTCGGGTGAGCTGATCCCGCCGGGGTAGCGGCAGCTCATCGCCACCACCGCCACCGGCTCGGACTCCTCGGCGGTGACCTCGCGCAGCCGCTGGCGGGTCTGGTGCAGCTCGGTGACGACCCGGGTCAGGTAGTCCCGCAGCCGTGCCTCGTCCCCGGCCGCTCCGGTGGTGCCCACTGCCGTGTCCGCCATGGTCGATTCCGCTCCCTGGTGTGCCACGCGTGCCTCAGGACAACCCGAGATCGCGGTCGAGAAGGTCGAAGAGCTCCTGGTTGCTGGCCGTGCGCAGCCGGTCGGCCACCTCGGCGCCGGGTTCCGCCGGCTCGTCCGCGCCGAGCCGTTCCAGCAGCCGGTGCAGCCGCATGGTGATCCGCACCCGGCCGAGGTCGTCGCGCTCCCGCAGGGTGAGCGCCTCCTCCAGCCGGTCCAGTTCCTCCACGGTGGGCAGTTCCCGCTCCGAGGACTCGTCGACGAGCTGGGCACGCAGGTGCTCGGCGAGGGCCTGCGGGGTGGGGTAGTCGAACACCACCGAGCTGGCCGGCGCGAGGCCGGTGAGCCGGGCCAGCCGGCCGCGCAGCTCCACCGCGGTCAGCGAGTCGAACCCGAGGTCCCGGAACGGCCGGTCGGCCTCCAGGGCGTACGGGCTGTCGTGGCCGATCACCTCGGCGGCGGCGGTGCGGATCAGGTCGACCAGCAGCCGGTTCTGCTCGGCTGCGGTCAGGTCGGCGAGGCGCTTGCGCAGCTCCGCGAGCGTCTCCGTGCCGCCGGTGTCGGCCGGGTCGGCGCCGGCGGGCGGGGCCGCCACCTCGGGCAGGTCGCCGATCAGCGGCCGGGGCCGGGCGGCGGCGAAGACCGGGGCGAAGCGCGCCCAGTCCACGTCGGCGACGGTGAGCGCGGTGTCGTCGCCGGAGATCGCGGCGCGCAGCGCGGCCATCGCCGGTTCCCGGTCGAGCAGCGTGACGCCCCGCCGGCTCATCGCGGCGGCGTGGTCGGCGTCGACCATGCCGCCGCCGGCCCACGGTCCCCAGTTGACCGACACCACCCGGGCCGGGCCGGCCGGGCGGGCCTGCGCCCAGGCGTCCAGGAACGCGTTGGCGGCGGCGTACGCGCCGTGGTCGCCGACGCCCCACGCGGCGGCGATGGAGGAGAAGTAGACGACCAGGTCCAGCGCCGCCGGGTCGAGCAGCTCGTCGAGGTGACGGGCGCCGGCGGTCTTGCCGGAGACCACGTCGGCCAGTTCGTCGGTGGTGACCGCGCGCAGCGGGTTGAGGCGGCCCACGCCGGCGGCGTGCACCACCGCCCGGACCGTCTCGCCGTCGGCGCGCAGCCCGTCGACGAGCGCGGCGACGGCGGTGCGGTCGGCGAGGTCGGCGGCGACCACCCGGGCCCGCGCGCCGAGGTCGGCCAGCTCGGCCACCGTCTCGGCGACGCCGGGGGCGTCCGGGCCGCGCCGGCTGACCAGGATCAGCGTTCGGGCGCCGTGCCGGGCGAACCAGGCGGCAGCGTACCGGCCGATGGCGCCGGTCCCGCCGGTGATGAGCACGGTGTCCGGGGCGGTCCAGGCCGGGCCGTCCGGGCGGGCCGGGCGCGGCGCGCGGGTCAGCCGGCGCAGGTGGATCCCGTCCGGGCGGACCGCGAGCTGGTCCTCGCCGTCGGTGTTGGTCAGCGCCCGCAGCAGGTGGTCCCCGGCGGCGGTGTCGAGGTCGGCGGGCAGGTCGAGCAGGCCGCCGGCGTGCGCCGGGTGTTCCAGCGCGGTGACCAGGCCGAGCCCCCAGGTGGTGGCCTGGTCCGGTCGGGTGAGCGGGTCACCGGGGCCGGTGCCGACGGCCTGCCGGGTGAGCAGCCACAACGGCCCGGTCGGCGCGACGTCGGTGACGGCCTGGACCAGCGCGAGGTTGCCGGTGAGCCCGGCCGGCACGCCCGGGTGGGCCGGATGCG encodes:
- a CDS encoding type I polyketide synthase codes for the protein MAHQGAESTMADTAVGTTGAAGDEARLRDYLTRVVTELHQTRQRLREVTAEESEPVAVVAMSCRYPGGISSPEELWRFVADGGDAIGDFPADRGWDLDLLHHPDPENAGTSYTAAGGFLADAGQFDAALFGVSPREAVAMDPQQRLLLEVTWELFERAGLAPLSLRGSRTGVFVGTSGQDYAAVLHRAPNAEGYVLTGTAASVVSGRLAYTFGLEGPAITVDTACSSSSVAVHLACQSLRERECGLAVAGGATVMATPGPFVEFSRQRGLAADGRCKSFAEAADGTGWSEGVGVLLLERLSDARRNGHPVLAVIRSSAVNQDGASNGLTAPNGPSQQRVIRAALAGAKLTPDLVDVVEAHGTGTTLGDPIEAQALLATYGQDRPADRPLLLGSVKSNLGHAQAAAGIAGIIKMIYAMRHGTVPATLHVDRPTPHVDWTAGAVRLVTETTPWPAVDRPRRAAVSSFGMSGTNTHIVLEQPVEETPPATPADRTGPVLLAGRTRTALRRQAERWARRLAADPDLAPADVAWTSVVSRSPLEHRAVVLAADRDELTAALDALADDRSAPPLVTGAAGQPGEVAFVFPGQGSQWVGMAAGLLDTAPVFAAKLTACAEALRPYVDWSLLDVLRGAPDAPSLDRVDVVQPALFAVGVSLAALWQSYGVQPSAVVGHSQGEIAAAYVAGGLTLDDAAAVVALRSRVIAELAGDGGMVSVATTADEATETITRWAGRTSLAAVNGPTAVVVSGDVAALDELVAHYESRDVRVRRVPVDYASHSAHVEPLRAQLLARLADVTPRSGTVRFRSTVTGDWLDTADLDAYYWYRNLRQTVGFDDAVRSLVDAGYRTFVEVSAHPVLTMAVQDSAEAAAGPGAATVTGTLRRDEGGLDRFHRSVAALHVAGTAVDWRPAFADRPGRLVDLPTYPFQRQHHWVPAGEPAAPAPAAALLDHRFWDAVDRADLDALRDTLAVDDAEAAESLRTLLPVLAGWRRRQQQHDQLDGWRYRIEWQAAPEPATAALSGTWLLAVPTGLDDDPAVAAVRAALTAAGADVRPLAVASDADRTALAAALTDATDADPSDADATDADGRVDVGGVVSLLSWATPADADPLLPGLAATLALTQALGDAELDAPLWLVTRNAVAAAAYDRGTDPAQGAVWGLGRVVGVEAPHRWGGLVDLPAEPDARAAGRLAALLAAPAGEDQLAVRGPGVLLRRLVRAPIGDRPPVRRFTPTGTVLVTGGTGGLGARAARWLAGAGAAHVALVSRRGPEAPGATELAAELRERGARVTVAACDLADRAAVAALLDRLRADGPPIRVVLHTAGLPQTTPLADVTAAELAEVTAGKVAGAAHLHDLLAGDELDAFVVYSSIAATWGSAGQAGYAAGNAYLDTLAQRRRADGLAGTAIAWGSWGEGGMHVADSDRALRRRGVPPMDADVAMSALRQALDHDDVTLTVADVDWSRFAPAYASARRRPLLEGVPEARAALDGGAPADDDADGGPAATLRARLAGLDPARREETLADLVRELAADVLGHADAAAIPATTAFRDLGFDSLTAVELRNRLVTATGRPLPTTLVFDHPTPVALARLLRDTLLGAEQTPAGTTVATVASDEEPVAVVSMACRFPGGVGDPEALWRIVADGVDTVGDFPADRGWDADTLVDPDAASAGTTYTDQGAFVHDAGHFDPVFFGISPREAAAMDPQQRLLLEASWEAIERAGVLPESLRGSRTGVFAGTNGQDYRALVLLAPDESFGGTDNAASVVSGRVSYALGLEGPAVSVDTGCSSSLVAFHLAVQALRRGECDVALTGGVTVMATPGLFVEFSRQRGLAADGRVKAFAAGADGTGWGEGVGVLMLERLSDARRNSHPVLAVVRGSAINQDGASNGLTAPNGPSQQRVIRAALADAGLSTSDVDVVEAHGTGTTLGDPIEAQAVLATYGQERAEPLLLGSIKSNLGHTQAAAGVAGVIKMILAMRHGVVPPTLHVDAPSDQVDWSAGAVELVTEARPWPAVDRPRRAAVSSFGISGTNAHVVIEQADEPDAGPVSAAPGLVDADVRLWPVSARTRAGVAAQAARLAAHLRADGPADPAAVAWSLATTRSTFAHRAAVVGVTGDELLAGLDALVSGTPAGNVVSASAVEHGPGPVFVFPGQGGQSVRMAAGLVGRCAPFDGRLAECQRAFAPFLDVDLVSVLTGADDAWLDRVEILQPVLFAVGVSLAEVWRAAGVEPSLVIGHSQGEMAAACVAGVLSLDDAARAVIRRAQALATLAGSGGMLAVDLPVDEVQARIEGVPGTVVAVLNGPGHVVVSGPPDTLAELRVRWEAEGVRAKPVPFNYASHNPAVEQIRDRMLTDLAGLAPQPGQVRMVSTVTGDWAEPESMDGGYWYTNLRQPVRFEQAVRTALAAGHRTFVEVSAHPVLTMPVTAILDDADTTGHTLSTLRRGDDDATRLLTSLATAHTVGLPVDLTRVLAPASAVDLPTYAFDRKRYWLTTTVRPAHDVASAGLHDAGHPLLSAALPVADDRTVVLTGRLSTRTHPWLADHVVGRTVVVPGTALADMVIRAGDEVDAGQVGDLTLISPLVLPATGAVQVQVRVGAPGDTGDRAVTLHSRPADDGDAEWTRHAEGLLLPQLPEPAPGPGEWPPAGAVEVDADLDAWYAGTAEAGLTYGPAFRCLRRVWRHGDEVYADVALPEAQAADASRFGLHPALFDAALHATGPTALLGTPAEAGSGWLPFTFRAVTLHAHGATRLRVTIRSLGPDTVAVTLADPAGRPVATVESLTFRPVAAGQDDAAAALRRTAVFHLDWTPLPATDDAATPARWALLTGHPAHADPAHADPAHAGLAGPAGNQAGPTGEDRDGVSGRDPAGLAGALSAAGHRVSVHPDLAALLAAVDGDDVPEIVVDLRGGPDPDPERVDADAHAAARDTLALVRQWLAEPRLADARLVLTTRGAVAAAPGEAPRDPARAAVWGLVRSAQSEHPGRFTLLDLDDAAATPGAVPAALASGEPQLALRDGAALTPRLVRARDAGVLTPPGDRQPWRLDVTEKGTLENLALLPVPVEAGAVPAGHVAVEMRASGLNFRDVVLALGMVPGQEVLGSEGAGVVREVGPGVTDLKPGDRVMGIFAGSFATVAVTDHRMVTRIPDGWSYAEAAGVPVVFLTAWYGLVELGRLTAGESVLVHAATGGVGMAAVQIARHLGAEVYGTASPGKWPVLRGTGLDDAHIASSRSLDFVDEFRARRDGRGVDVVLNSLAGAYVDASLRMLDRGGRFVEMGKTDPRDPARVAADHPGVSYQGFDLMAAGPATVGRMLAELMALFAAGALRPLPRRTWDVRRAPEAFRFLSQARHVGKLTLSIPPAPRLDGTVLVSGATGTLGALLCRHLVTAHGARHLLLVSRRGPDAEGADELLADLKAGGAEVQLVAADLADPDAVADVLSLVDKRHPLRVVVHTAGVVDDATVETLTPDRLAAVLRPKVDAAWNLHRATRDHELTAFVLYSAAAGLMGGPGQGNYAAGNAFLDALAEHRRASGLPAVSLVWGLWATASGITGHLGAVDRRRLERSGLVALTDHEALALFDATWRSERPTLMPAKISTPGAGGPVHPLLTALVRAGARRGAVTGADGGPAYAETLRGLSGDKRERALRDLVLAHVAVVLGVGDPTAVEPDRAFRELGFDSLTAVELRNRLGAATGLRLPATLVFDNPTPAALATHLATRIAVPDGAAGPAGGVGRDLDRLEAALAGLDPDDEAFRGITERLHGLLDRLTAREAAADDGDLESATTENIFDLIDRELETS